One window from the genome of Salvia miltiorrhiza cultivar Shanhuang (shh) chromosome 7, IMPLAD_Smil_shh, whole genome shotgun sequence encodes:
- the LOC130995542 gene encoding very-long-chain 3-oxoacyl-CoA reductase-like protein At1g24470 — translation MTWIILVSCIGFVCLLKNLTSLVRWILNLLLRPAKDLTSYGSWALVTGSTDGIGKAFAFKLAALGLNLVLLSRNSAKLKTVSAQIQASFPHIKIKVFELDFSSGDVGPAQLKEAVKGLDIGVLINNVGVTYPRPMYFHEVDDQVWMNLVRVNLQGTTHVTRAVIAGMIHRGRGAILNIGSGASVVVPSHPLYAIYAATKAYVDQLSRSLYVEYKHYGIDIQCQVPLYVSTRMASEVAYVEKSTIFIPTAERYVEAAVKWIGYESRCSPYWAHSLQWFFASMLPHSLLHSWRLSVAITRTQKKPTSP, via the exons ATGACGTGGATCATTCTAGTTTCGTGCATCGGCTTCGTCTGCCTCTTGAAGAATCTAACCTCCCTTGTGAGATGGATCCTCAACCTGCTTCTCCGACCCGCAAAGGATCTCACGAGTTACGGCTCCTGGGCTCTCGTCACTGGTTCCACCGATGGAATCGGGAAAGCCTTTGCTTTCAAACTGGCCGCCCTCGGCCTCAACCTAGTCCTGCTCAGCAGGAACTCCGCAAAGCTCAAAACGGTCTCCGCCCAAATCCAGGCTAGCTTTCCCCACATAAAGATCAAAGTATTCGAGCTCGACTTTTCAAGCGGAGACGTGGGCCCGGCCCAACTGAAGGAGGCCGTCAAGGGTCTCGACATCGGGGTGTTGATCAACAACGTCGGCGTTACTTATCCACGGCCCATGTACTTCCATGAGGTGGATGACCAAGTGTGGATGAATTTGGTGAGGGTCAATCTACAAGGAACAACTCACGTTACCAGAGCAGTTATAGCAG GTATGATCCATAGGGGAAGAGGCGCAATTCTTAACATTGGGTCGGGTGCATCAGTTGTTGTACCCTCTCATCCATTATATGCCATTTACGCCGCCACCAAAGC GTATGTGGATCAGTTATCAAGAAGCCTGTATGTAGAGTACAAACACTATGGAATTGACATCCAGTGTCAG GTACCACTATATGTATCAACAAGAATGGCATCAGAAGTTGCATATGTGGAGAAATCAACAATATTCATACCAACAGCTGAGAGATATGTGGAAGCAGCAGTTAAGTGGATAGGTTATGAAAGCAGGTGCAGTCCTTACTGGGCCCATTCTCTACAGTGGTTCTTTGCTTCAATGTTGCCTCATTctcttcttcattcttggagGCTCTCTGTTGCCATTACAAGAACTCAAAAAAAACCCACCTCTCCTTAA
- the LOC130995543 gene encoding uncharacterized protein LOC130995543, with product MKMKLRLSSSETDEVQPLVVVPSRSAVLQACTFTSASIAALGLFIRQVSHFASREGWPVLDCSEDITFSFESWHFGLIMGSVILVSSCRLLLLRIWPDFAESSKAANQQVLTSLEPLDYLVVAFLPGISEELLFRGALLPLFGINWMSIFAVAALFGVLHLGSGRKSSFAVWATFVGIVYGYATSLSSSIAVPMASHALNNLVGGVSWRLSSDSLKAD from the exons ATGAAAATGAAGCTAAGACTGTCTTCTTCTGAAACTGATGAAGTTCAGCCTTTAGTTGTAGTCCCATCGAGGAGTGCTGTGCTTCAAGCATGCACTTTCACTTCTGCTTCCATAGCTGCTTTGGGGCTTTTCATTAGGCAG GTTTCTCATTTTGCATCGAGAGAGGGATGGCCTGTTCTTGACTGTTCTGAGGATATAACTT TTAGTTTCGAGTCATGGCATTTTGGATTGATTATGGGATCAGTTATTCTGGTATCATCATGTCGTCTCTTGCTACTGAGGATATGGCCAGATTTTGCAGAGTCTAGTAAAGCAGCTAATCAGCAG GTTCTTACTTCATTGGAGCCTCTCGATTACTTGGTCGTAGCATTTTTACCTGGAATCAGTGAG GAACTTCTCTTCCGTGGGGCATTATTGCCTCTGTTTGGCATTAACTGGATGAGTATCTTCGCAGTTGCGGCACTATTTGGTGTCCTACACCTGGGAAGTGGCCGGAAATCTTCGTTTGCAGTCTG GGCAACTTTTGTTGGGATTGTGTATGGTTATGCGACAAGTTTGTCGTCAAGTATCGCTGTGCCTATGGCTTCTCATGCGCTGAACAACTTGGTTGGAGGCGTTAGCTGGCGTCTCTCGTCCGACTCACTGAAAGCAGATTAG
- the LOC130995544 gene encoding LOW QUALITY PROTEIN: trans-Golgi network-localized SYP41-interacting protein 1 (The sequence of the model RefSeq protein was modified relative to this genomic sequence to represent the inferred CDS: deleted 1 base in 1 codon) yields the protein MEMEDNHERQGSPAAGEGEGLASVEILYDATVAESAADSVDQIDPVSPSNRSALDSFQSLPKDTRPAEDGVREDTFVDCPDEIEPSESQQNSEEKDDLQDDQADESDSGIKVPEMIAEIELLRDKLEKSVFEKEQLAQEYEGERAVLLRELSQFCHQLKVLNEQHLAADDNVDGFINHHQNEVVTWDATVGSGASLHEIISECSRLLEVSTNKRQQTEEKVNELHSVLYSKDQEIDFLNAKVADLTESSNLAWSDANSKHDDMSRLYEARLETDRHIEETANRILSSLTMVDYQDELWNRSLIEKIYSIEKSVTFVVEKYNTLVSGSDQLKGCLNEVGSDFNRIDEIGTFALAHDKILELKRKEEDMYQNLSNLEVENRNLVEQLEKQNLALENVNAEIRRLSAEVDQEKNRYANTKEKLSMAVTKGKALVQQRDSLRQLLQEKTSELDRCSIELQEKSTALEAAEREKEMVASTEKFAASLQESLAEKEMVLQKCGEILSESLETKELQPTDIAEMIRWLADENKSLKDISLQYRKLTDALSSFDFPEAVASSELDVRVHWLAESCYVFKEEAMKLQHEIAKAVEAANGKIEHLTTSLLAEIQEKNDLQTELEVLRSNHEAHERSQNELAETRQAENNEIDRLTSSLLAESQEKSHLQLELENMRQKYEEVVEKEYQVSLEKDKIVGILLEASGLANDGHREVHLESSYTSSIVDSCVAKIRENACANEPSLVKTESFESFASLLYVRDLEMTLYKQLTEEGILDRAQVFHLSEELKMKTLELNSLKDEKAVMQKSLDQLEDRCALVKEKLSMAVKKGKGLVQERENLKGSINEKNAEIENLKAELQQYVTKYAECQDQISKLLVDVERISLLERDLVSTKEQKDQLEQFLAESNSMLQRVMESIEGISTPTDLFVNDSIEKVKWLAGYLSECEISKAQMEQELRTVNDEASSLASKLSEVQTVMKSLEDSLSVIEKNRSELLDEKKELEVSKALMEEELQKEKNQAYSHTSKYEELFMSTKALEDALSIAEENVSRVTNERDAAIEGKPLAEERLNKLNEELSDHVKKLGDADKIIQSLEDALSQAQKNASLLAEENSKVQTGQADLDGEIKRISEEADLLASKLSESFVTIQSLEGELLNSQNNMADLVQEKRNAEEEINSLTSQLKSCMEELAGNRSSIQSRTLELSGQLDSLQLLLKDETLSTLLGQCFQRKFESLKNIDFILKEIWDCSLEMDSDMQQNSLIMKDDSSISTTFPSNTDIAPNLEILNDEGNAIDGESMSDIEKMVKRYHLRSKILADNFGKLSTLFDESMDALLRGLQLRKDKIVNAMKYTCSLKDQVKDIEMDKKRQEDTIASLERDIKILLSACTDATQGLDLNVNEVVSKLRSINELVNLDGRRSMDMEAVNDDQEIALATDHVKKAHELLLAARRNQDLGILFQDAISKLTNMTENMQNKLKATQLTSDEILEERDLYKDKILKLETDLKEQQNLHHEITIELEDMRSKLKEMQVTCDEALEERDLYKEKILKSETDLKAQQDEINEMAIKLEDQRKKENELRKREAELSTSFSKFRELEETLSASQVKSILDKIKLVDVPDAAFAFGDSDNSANVRKLFYVLDSFSGYMDQVSSLSHQNGELHSTIDKQVLDMEQLKRQVEDYVANEKNSEKLNKLLELESGLQLIAKKLGGGDVMDDSKVNGGLWLLPLLEKLVAAVMHESETLKLKNEDLGAKLLGAQKAVDDLSNKVKLLEESNQAREIVGEIDQERGTSLASLSTQTEISEMQDVATLPKSNNIPSVSSAAHVRTLRKGSSDHLAINIESETERFINDKGSDEDKGHAFKPLVTSGMIPRQGRTLADRVDGIWVNGSRALMSHPRGRLGVIAYWLVLHIWLVATFL from the exons ATGGAAATGGAAGATAATCATGAGAGACAAGGCTCTCCAGCAGCTGGGGAAGGCGAGGGGCTTGCTTCTGTGGAAATCCTCTATGATGCAACAGTAGCTGAGAGTGCTGCCGATTCAGTTGATCAG ATAGATCCCGTCAGCCCAAGTAACAGATCTGCATTAGATTCTTTCCAAAGTTTACCAAAAGACACAAGGCCAGCAGAGGATGGGGTAAGGGAAGATACATTTGTTGATTGTCCAGATGAAATAGAACCTTCTGAATCCCAACAGAATTCTGAGGAGAAGGATGATCTACAAGATGATCAAGCTGATGAATCAGATAGTGGAATCAAAGTCCCTGAAATGATAGCTGAGATAGAACTGCTGCGAGATAAGCTTGAGAAGAGTGTTTTTGAGAAAGAGCAATTGGCACAAGAGTACGAG GGAGAAAGAGCAGTGCTTTTGCGAGAACTTTCCCAATTTTGTCACCAGTTGAAGGTTTTGAACGAGCAACACCTTGCAGCAGATGACAATGTCGATGGATTCATTAATCATCATCAAAATGAAGTGGTAACTTGGGATGCAACTGTGGGATCTGGTGCCTCTCTGCATGAGATTATAAGTGAGTGCTCTAGATTGCTTGAAGTTTCCACGAATAAACGTCAGCAGACCGAGGAGAAAGTGAATGAGCTCCATTCTGTATTATATTCAAAAGATCAGGAAATTGATTTTCTCAATGCAAAGGTTGCTGACTTAACTGAATCAAGCAATTTAGCTTGGTCTGATGCAAATTCAAAGCATGATGATATGTCTCGATTATATGAAGCGCGGCTTGAGACTGATCGGCATATTGAGGAAACTGCAAACAGGATTCTATCATCCCTTACCATGGTGGATTATCAGGATGAACTGTGGAACAGGTCTCTTATAGAAAAGATTTATAGTATTGAGAAATCTGTCACATTTGTGGTTGAAAAGTATAATACTCTTGTTTCTGGAAGTGACCAGCTTAAGGGATGTTTAAATGAGGTAGGATCAGATTTCAACAGGATTGATGAAATTGGAACTTTTGCCTTGGCCCATGATAAAATTCTCGAACTCAAAAGGAAGGAAGAGGACATGTATCAAAACCTTAGCAATTTAGAAGTTGAAAATAGGAATTTGGTGGAACAACTAGAGAAGCAAAACTTAGCTCTTGAAAATGTGAATGCAGAGATTCGAAGACTTAGTGCAGAAGTTGATCAAGAAAAGAACAGGTATGCAAACACAAAAGAGAAGCTTAGCATGGCCGTGACAAAAGGAAAGGCATTGGTACAGCAGAGAGACTCGCTAAGGCAATTGTTGCAAGAGAAAACTAGCGAGTTGGATAGATGCTCAATTGAACTGCAAGAGAAGTCTACTGCTCTGGAGGCTGCAGAAAGGGAAAAGGAAATGGTTGCATCTACTGAAAAATTTGCTGCTTCGCTGCAAGAGTCTCTTGCAGAGAAGGAAATGGTTCTTCAGAAATGTGGAGAAATATTATCCGAGAGTTTGGAAACTAAGGAACTTCAGCCAACAGATATTGCTGAGATGATCAGATGGCTTGCAGATGAGAACAAATCACTTAAGGATATATCTCTACAATATCGTAAACTGACTGATGCATTATCGTCCTTTGATTTTCCTGAAGCAGTGGCTTCAAGTGAACTAGATGTGCGTGTCCATTGGCTTGCAGAATCATGTTACGTGTTTAAAGAAGAAGCTATGAAATTGCAACATGAGATAGCTAAAGCAGTAGAGGCTGCAAATGGGAAGATAGAGCACCTTACCACATCACTATTAGCTGAAATACAGGAGAAAAATGATCTTCAAACAGAACTGGAGGTTTTGAGAAGTAATCATGAAGCTCATGAAAGGTCACAAAATGAGCTAGCTGAAACTAGGCAGGCTGAAAACAATGAGATTGATCGCCTAACATCATCTCTTTTAGCAGAATCACAGGAGAAGAGCCATCTTCAGTTGGAACTGGAGAACATGAGACAGAAATACGAAGAAGTTGTGGAAAAGGAATATCAGGTTTCACTTGAGAAGGATAAAATAGTAGGTATATTGCTGGAAGCATCTGGACTGGCAAATGATGGTCATAGAGAGGTTCATCTAGAGAGCTCTTACACGAGCTCCATTGTTGATTCTTGTGTTGCAAAGATTAGGGAAAATGCATGTGCCAATGAACCTTCACTAGTTAAAACTGAGTCCTTTGAAAGCTTTGCCAGTCTTCTGTATGTCAGAGATCTGGAAATGACTCTATATAAGCAACTAACAGAGGAAGGTATATTGGATAGGGCCCAGGTCTTTCATTTGTCAGAGGAGTTGAAAATGAAAACTCTAGAACTTAATTCCCTTAAGGATGAAAAGGCAGTTATGCAGAAAAGCCTTGATCAATTAGAGGATAGATGTGCTTTAGTGAAGGAGAAGCTATCTATGGCAGTCAAAAAAGGCAAGGGGCTTGTTCAAGAACGGGAGAACCTGAAAGGTTCTATAAATGAAAAGAATGCTGAAATCGAGAATTTGAAGGCTGAATTGCAGCAATATGTGACGAAATATGCTGAATGCCAGGATCAGATCTCTAAATTGTTAGTTGATGTGGAACGTATATCTCTCTTGGAGAGAGACCTAGTCTCTACCAAGGAACAAAAAGATCAACTTGAGCAGTTCTTAGCAGAGAGCAACAGCATGCTACAAAGAGTCATGGAGTCAATTGAAGGCATTAGTACTCCGACTGATCTCTTCGTCAATGATTCCATAGAAAAGGTAAAATGGCTTGCTGGATATCTTAGTGAATGTGAAATTTCCAAGGCACAAATGGAACAAGAACTGAGGACTGTAAATGATGAAGCCAGTTCATTGGCCAGCAAATTGTCTGAAGTCCAGACAGTGATGAAGTCACTTGAAGATTCCTTATCAGTTATAGAAAAAAACAGGTCTGAGCTCTTGGACGAGAAGAAAGAACTTGAGGTTTCCAAGGCTCTTATGGAGGAGGAACTGCAGAAGGAAAAAAACCAAGCTTATTCACATACAAGCAAGTATGAGGAGCTTTTtatgagtacaaaagcacttgAAGATGCTCTGTCAATAGCAGAGGAGAATGTTTCCAGGGTCACGAATGAGAGAGATGCAGCTATAGAAGGCAAACCTCTTGCTGAAGAGCGGCTAAATAAATTAAACGAGGAGCTCTCTGATCATGTTAAAAAACTTGGCGATGCTGACAAAATTATTCAGTCCCTTGAAGATGCATTGTCTCAGGCTCAGAAGAATGCTTCACTTCTTGCGGAAGAGAACAGTAAAGTTCAAACTGGACAGGCTGATTTGGATGGTGAGATAAAGAGAATCAGTGAAGAAGCTGACTTGCTTGCTAGCAAGCTTTCTGAATCCTTCGTAACAATCCAATCGCTTGAGGGAGAATTACTAAATTCACAGAATAACATGGCAGATCTGGTTCAGGAAAAGAGAAATGCTGAGGAAGAGATAAATTCACTTACCTCTCAACTGAAATCTTGTATGGAGGAGTTAGCTGGCAACCGAAGTAGCATACAGAGTCGGACTTTGGAGCTCTCTGGTCAGCTTGACAGTCTTCAGTTACTTCTAAAAGATGAGACACTTTCAACCTTGCTAGGACAATGTTTCCAGAGAAAATTTGAGAGCCTAAAGAACATAGATTTTATACTTAAAGAAATCTGGGACTGTTCCCTGGAAATGGACTCTGATATGCAGCAAAACAGTCTTATCATGAAG GACGATTCGTCTATTTCTACTACTTTCCCATCTAACACTGATATTGCTCCAAACTTGGAAATATTGAATGATGAGGGAAATGCC ATTGATGGAGAGAGCATGTCGGACATTGAGAAGATGGTTAAAAGATATCATCTGAGAAGCAAAATTCTTGCTGATAATTTCGGTAAGTTGTCCACACTTTTCGATGAATCAATGGATGCTCTGCTGAGAGGGTTACAGTTGAGAAAGGATAAAATAGTCAATGCAATGAAATATACATGCTCTCTCAAAGATCAAGTGAAGGACATTGAAATGGATAAGAAGAGACAGGAGGATACTATAGCGTCACTGGAACGTGATATCAAAATTTTGTTGTCTGCTTGTACTGATGCCACTCAAGGATTGGATTTGAATGTAAATGAAGTTGTGTCCAAGCTGAGATCTATCAATGAATTGGTAAACCTAGATGGCAGAAGGTCCATGGATATGGAAGCAGTCAATGATGATCAAGAAATAGCACTTGCTACTGACCATGTGAAGAAGGCTCATGAGCTACTACTTGCTGCAAGAcggaatcaagatctcggtatcCTGTTTCAGGATGCTATAAGTAAGTTGACGAATATGACAGAGAATATGCAAAACAAACTGAAAGCAACTCAGCTGACTTCTGATGAAATCTTGGAAGAGAGAGATCTATACAAAGATAAAATCTTGAAACTGGAGACTGATTTGAAAGAACAGCAAAACTTGCACCATGAGATTACTATAGAACTAGAAGATATGCGGAGCAAACTGAAAGAAATGCAAGTAACTTGTGACGAAGCCTTGGAGGAAAGAGATCTATACAAAGAAAAAATCTTGAAATCAGAGACTGATCTGAAAGCACAGCAAGATGAAATTAATGAGATGGCAATTAAGCTAGAAGATCAGAGGAAAAAAGAGAATGAACTGAGAAAAAGAGAAGCAGAATTGTCTACCTCGTTCTCCAAATTTCGCG AACTGGAGGAGACTTTATCAGCATCTCAAGTTAAATCCATTCTTGATAAAATAAAACTCGTTGATGTCCCTGATGCTGCATTTGCATTTGGAGACTCAGATAATTCAGCCAATGTAAGAAAGCTATTCTATGTCCTAGATAGTTTTAGTGGATATATGGATCAGGTTAGCTCGTTATCTCATCAGAATGGAGAGCTACACTCGACCATTGATAAGCAGGTTCTTGACATGGAACAGCTGAAGAGGCAAGTTGAAGATTACGTGGCCAATGAGAAAAATTCTGAAAAATTGAACAAGTTGTTAGAGCTCGAATCGGGTTTGCAGCTTATTGCAAAGAAGCTGGGGGGCGGTGATGTGATGGATGATTCCAAAGTAAATGGGGGTCTATGGCTCCTTCCCTTGCTTGAAAAACTAGTTGCAGCTGTGATGCATGAATCTGAAACTCTGAAACTTAAAAATGAAGATCTCGGTGCCAAACTGCTTGGGGCCCAAAAGGCTGTGGATGATTTGTCAAACAAGGTTAAATTACTAGAAGAGTCTAATCAAGCCAGAGAAATTGTAGGGGAGATAGACCAGGAAAGAGGAACATCCCTAGCTTCCTTGTCTACTCAGACAGAGATATCAGAAATGCAAGATGTG GCAACACTTCCCAAGAGCAACAACATTCCTTCTGTTTCATCTGCTGCACACGTGCGTACGTTGAGGAAGGGTTCGAGCGATCACCTTGCTATCAATATCGAGTCTGAGACCGAACGGTTCATTAATGATAAGGGATCTGATGAAGATAAAG GTCATGCATTCAAGCCGCTGGTTACTTCTGGTATGATTCCTAGACAGGGGAGAACACTTGCAGATCGAGTTGATGGAATCTG GGTGAATGGGAGTCGAGCTTTGATGAGCCATCCAAGAGGGAGGCTAGGCGTGATTGCTTATTGGCTCGTGTTGCATATTTGGTTAGTCGCCACATTTTTGTGA
- the LOC130995545 gene encoding E3 ubiquitin-protein ligase AIRP2-like has product MEMMHYQQLVRTSYKDSLSLLETDIQHANALAAAIPKAKGGARLQMKLVCNHLAPLFLYFLKWIDCSCTYFLPRVLNPFHILIYKVYTDGRPKISTIGRKATIKDFYAVILPSLEQLHYDLVELDDGDCKSIARKSLSEKRLEGDGGDSERDDECGICLEACTKMVMPNCCHAMCINCYRDWSTRSESCPFCRGSLRRVESRDLWVLTGKDEVIERGAVSTEDLRRFYLYIRNLPKDLPDALFLMYYEYLI; this is encoded by the exons ATGGAGATGATGCATTACCAGCAGCTGGTGAGGACTTCGTACAAGGATTCTTTGAGTTTATTGGAGACTGATATTCAGCATGCAAATGCTTT GGCTGCTGCAATCCCAAAAGCTAAGGGAGGTGCACGTCTTCAAATGAAATTGGTCTGCAATCACTTGGCACCTCTGTTTCTGTATTTTCTAAAATGGATCGACTGTTCCTGCACATATTTCCTACCAAGAGTCTTAAATCCTTTTCACATACTCATTTATAAG GTATACACAGATGGAAGGCCAAAGATTTCCACAATTGGGCGCAAAGCGACTATTAAAGACTTTTATG CGGTGATATTGCCGTCACTTGAGCAGCTTCACTATGACTTGGTAGAGCTGGATGATGGTGACTGCAAAAGCATTGCTCGGAAAAGCTTGAGTGAGAAGAGATTGGAGGGAGATGGCGGAGATTCAGAGAGAGACGACGAATGTGGAATATGCTTAGAGGCTTGCACCAAGATGGTGATGCCTAATTGCTGCCATGCGATGTGCATCAACTGCTATCGAGATTG GAGCACAAGATCCGAGTCGTGCCCCTTTTGCCGCGGTAGTCTAAGACGAGTGGAGTCGAGAGACTTATGGGTGCTGACCGGCAAGGATGAAGTGATTGAGCGTGGCGCCGTGTCCACGGAGGACTTGAGACGATTCTACCTGTATATCAGAAATCTGCCTAAAGATTTACCAGATGCTTTGTTCTTGATGTATTATGAATATTTAATATGA